The sequence below is a genomic window from Plasmodium cynomolgi strain B DNA, chromosome 4, whole genome shotgun sequence.
AAAgaaacgcgaaaaaaaatgcaaaaaaaaatgcgaaaaagatgcaaaaaaaaatgcaaaaaaagtgcaaaaaaaatgcaaaaaaatggagactcCCCTGATGTAGGGGACTCGcagtgggggggggaagcagtccAGGGGGACCTGACCATTCCCACAAAGAATAACACTCATCTAGGGAAGAAAGCAAAAGTGCGACTGTCACGAACGGACACGCAGTTTAAGCTTCTCTCTGCACTATCTCCCAACACAGAACCCTTTGCAGCTCCACCCCTTACCGCCTAGAAATGAcccacgaaaaaaaaagaaaaagcggaaaagtCGCACAGACCGACTTCTCACTCAGTTGTTGCCACGACAGTAATGCTCACCCCAATTCCCATTCTGCCACTCCACATCCTCCCCTTAGGCAGTAGTAAGGGTTTAGGTAAAATCTTTGCTTCGCACCAAAGTGGAAGTACACGAAGGATAACAGGAAGGCCATCGACACGAGCAACAGGGCTACGCATTGGACATAGATAActgcgaaggggggggagaggagatgaagcagaggaggagaggCAGAGGAGACGAAGCACAGGACATTGTAACGGTCACTGTCGTCTCCACGGTTTCCGTCACGGTAGTCTCCACGGTCATGATCATGTGCGAGGCTAACATGTGTGGCACTGTGCACAGTTCGATCCTCCACAGTGGGAGGGAATTCCCTTTCGCATTGCCATTACGTGCAGTCCAGGGGGCACCCACGAGGGGCACCGTCGCCAAGGCGACAAGGGACCACACAGAGAAaactaaaaaaggggggcaaatggaaaaatgggaaatgggaaaatggaaaaataagaaaatgcaaaaatgcaaaaatggagaaaagaaaaacgtaggaacaaatgaggaaggaccaaaaaagaaagagcaATCAATCCATCACGCTGCGTGTGTCCCCTACCGGCCCCAGCGTAGAGACAGAAGAACTTATTCGTTGGCGCCGCGTCGCACTCGATGAAGGCGtccctgcgggggggaggacAAGGAGGGAACCATTGGAGTggttacagaaaaaaaaaaaagtatgcacAACGGAAAAGAAGCGCAACGGAAAGAAGCGTAACGTAACGTAGCGCAACGCAACGCAACGCAGCAATGGCGGAGCGCGCGCACACACTGACTCACTCCGGCAGGGAAGCCGAAAGGAACAAACGCACCGTCGCCCCAACCACCGGGTAACGCAACCCCTGATAAACCACACGTATCACAACGTAAAGAACCCAGTAACATactacacaaaaaaggaaaagcaataCACCATCTCCCCCGTTCATCCAAACGTACAagagatacaaaaaaaactgagGAATGTCCTCCAGAAATTTAGTCATAATCATATATGTCCTCTCCATCCTACTGTagaaacacaaaatggagatttCATCCCACCGAAAATACATTACCTTCTTAAACACACCAAATAGACTAAACAAATCGTGATGCTCCTCCGGaatcatatttaaaatgaagtACTTCCGAAGGTGAAAAGTACAATAAGAAGTGATATACAAAGAGAGTAGCCAAATAAATGCTACTTTGTGAACTAGCTCTTggtgtatatttttccattctgtCTCTCCAACTAGTTGATAGGCCATCTTTAGCAGAAACACCCCGTCGTTAACTAATTTGAAACACCTGCTCATGCTAAAGAGGGTCACTTTGGTTTGTTCCTTCCTCAGTTCGTTTTTGTTGCGCACCTGTTCGTACGTATAATGTGTTACGATCTTTTGATTATCCTCCCCAAAGGTAACCCCCTTCGTGTAGTTGTCCCATTTGTTCGCGGTCATCTCATCGGAGTAGCTCCTCCCCAACTCTCCATTTAACCACTCAACATAAACACCTTCCAAAGGGTATTGTTCCATCATGTTATCGTCCTCGTTTTGTCCCTCCCCCAAAGATTCATATCTGTAGTGTTTCTCCTCTCCCTCGTGGGTGCCCTCCACTAGGGAACAGCTTCGTCCCCCGCAACGACCTTGCAACATCTGCAGTGTTTTGTGGTGCTCCTGTGGACTGGCTTGCTCTTCCGAACTGCACACTTGTCAGTTAAACCGACTAGCTTTCAcagcagtaaaaaaaaaaaaattgacgagTGGCGAGTGTCTGTACACCGCATATTTCTCATTATCGTTATCGTAATCCTATAGTTACCCCACAGTTAACCCCTCCCTTTtcgccttctttttttgacttttttttccatcccctATGGGCGTAATCGCCTCATCAGGAACTGACCCATTTTTACGCCATGTCAAATTGGCCAAGTCTGCACACGGGTAGCCACCCCTAG
It includes:
- a CDS encoding hypothetical protein (putative), giving the protein MLQGRCGGRSCSLVEGTHEGEEKHYRYESLGEGQNEDDNMMEQYPLEGVYVEWLNGELGRSYSDEMTANKWDNYTKGVTFGEDNQKIVTHYTYEQVRNKNELRKEQTKVTLFSMSRCFKLVNDGVFLLKMAYQLVGETEWKNIHQELVHKVAFIWLLSLYITSYCTFHLRKYFILNMIPEEHHDLFSLFGVFKKVMYFRWDEISILCFYSRMERTYMIMTKFLEDIPQFFLYLLYVWMNGGDGVLLFLFCVVCYWVLYVVIRVVYQGLRYPVVGATVRLFLSASLPEDAFIECDAAPTNKFFCLYAGAVFSVWSLVALATVPLVGAPWTALIYVQCVALLLVSMAFLLSFVYFHFGAKQRFYLNPYYCLRGGCGVAEWELG